A genome region from Microbacterium terricola includes the following:
- a CDS encoding ABC transporter ATP-binding protein, translated as MSERARGRRQTGAPAAPFEGPALSVSGLSVEFWVGGQWAAAAKHVTYDLMPGKVLAIVGESGSGKSTSSMAIMGLLPKNARISGSAKLAGRELVNAPVEVLRKVRGEGIAAIFQEPMTALNPVYTIGFQISETLLTHRHGMTRKQARERAIELLGLVEMPDPEKAYNSYPHQLSGGQRQRAMIAQSISLDPRVLIADEPTTALDVTVQAEILDLLRNLHQKLDSAIILITHDMGVVADMADDVMVMKDGDVVEHGPVGQIFGKAEHPYTRALMASVPHLGLGEAGADAAARHEAGTAALVLDKLCIDYPKRGRVPAFRAVSDASLTIQPGEVLGLVGESGSGKTTIARAIVGLIPVAEGALRVAGQDMVGVDPKELKAVRRKLGIVFQDPGSSLNPRWPVGESIGEPLQLAGHDKADIATRVTDLLDLVELPRDFRNRYPHELSGGQRQRIGIARALALDPTVLVADEPTSALDVSVQARVLELLQNIQKEKQFATLFVTHDLAVVDLLADRIAVMQHGKIVEQGTKEQILRNPQDPYTQRLIAAVPVPDPAEQRVRREARAALLAAQE; from the coding sequence ATGAGCGAGCGCGCCCGCGGGCGCCGTCAGACCGGTGCGCCGGCCGCACCCTTCGAAGGCCCCGCACTGTCGGTGAGCGGTCTGAGCGTCGAGTTCTGGGTCGGTGGCCAGTGGGCTGCCGCGGCCAAGCACGTGACCTACGACCTCATGCCGGGCAAGGTGCTCGCGATCGTCGGCGAGTCCGGCTCGGGCAAGAGCACCAGCTCGATGGCGATCATGGGCCTGCTGCCCAAGAACGCGCGGATCAGCGGCAGCGCCAAGCTCGCCGGCCGTGAGCTCGTCAATGCCCCCGTCGAGGTGCTCCGCAAGGTGCGCGGCGAGGGGATCGCGGCGATCTTCCAGGAGCCGATGACGGCGCTCAACCCCGTCTACACGATCGGGTTCCAGATCTCCGAGACGCTGCTGACCCACCGGCACGGCATGACGCGCAAGCAGGCCAGGGAGCGCGCGATCGAGCTGCTCGGCCTCGTCGAGATGCCCGACCCGGAGAAGGCGTACAACTCGTACCCCCACCAGCTCTCCGGCGGGCAGCGGCAGCGCGCGATGATCGCGCAGTCGATCTCGCTCGACCCGCGCGTGCTCATCGCCGACGAGCCGACCACCGCCCTCGACGTGACGGTGCAGGCGGAGATCCTCGATCTGCTGCGCAACCTGCACCAGAAGCTCGACTCGGCCATCATCCTCATCACCCACGACATGGGCGTGGTGGCCGACATGGCCGACGACGTCATGGTGATGAAGGACGGCGACGTCGTCGAGCACGGCCCCGTCGGGCAGATCTTCGGCAAGGCAGAGCACCCGTACACGCGTGCGCTGATGGCGTCGGTGCCTCACCTCGGCCTCGGCGAGGCCGGAGCGGATGCTGCGGCTCGCCACGAGGCGGGCACCGCGGCTCTGGTGCTCGACAAGCTGTGCATCGACTACCCGAAGCGCGGGCGCGTGCCCGCGTTCCGCGCGGTCTCCGATGCGTCCCTGACCATCCAGCCCGGCGAGGTGCTGGGCCTGGTGGGCGAGTCCGGATCGGGCAAGACCACGATCGCGCGCGCCATCGTGGGTCTGATCCCCGTCGCCGAGGGCGCGCTGCGCGTCGCGGGCCAGGACATGGTGGGAGTCGACCCGAAGGAGCTGAAGGCCGTGCGCCGCAAGCTCGGCATCGTCTTCCAGGACCCCGGCTCGTCCCTGAACCCGCGCTGGCCCGTCGGCGAGTCGATCGGCGAGCCACTGCAGCTCGCCGGCCACGACAAGGCCGACATCGCCACGCGCGTCACGGATCTGCTCGACCTCGTCGAGCTGCCGCGCGACTTCCGCAACCGCTACCCGCACGAGCTCTCCGGCGGTCAGCGCCAGCGCATCGGCATCGCCCGTGCGCTCGCGCTCGACCCGACCGTGCTCGTGGCCGACGAGCCGACCAGCGCGCTGGACGTGTCGGTGCAGGCGCGCGTGCTCGAGCTGCTCCAGAACATCCAGAAGGAGAAGCAGTTCGCGACGCTGTTCGTGACGCACGACCTCGCCGTCGTCGACCTGCTCGCCGACCGGATCGCGGTGATGCAGCACGGCAAGATCGTCGAGCAGGGAACGAAGGAGCAGATCCTCCGCAACCCGCAGGACCCGTACACGCAGCGTCTGATCGCCGCCGTCCCTGTACCGGATCCGGCCGAGCAGCGCGTGCGTCGCGAGGCGCGGGCGGCCCTCCTGGCCGCGCAGGAATAG
- a CDS encoding ABC transporter permease produces the protein MATTLPTDAPQDRGSEQSLEQKAVAGLSQGALVRRRFFRHAGAMTALVVLVLVILLAFTSVGTVIGGSGNLQASADGTLQINGFRIPGWWPLDWFTTYPIVNGGQPTLTIWPFSLGEHPFGQDTLGKDIFAQVMRGTQQSLSVMFLVGIVSLSLGVVLGALSGFYRGWIDSLIMRFTDVIIIIPIIVIGSIFGRIFGGNAIVFGIFLGILSWTGLARLVRGEFLALREREFVDAARVAGANNRRIIFQHILPNAVGIIIVNTTLLMSAAVLTEAALSFLGFGITYPDVSLGQIISTYREAFRTRPWLFWWPGFFIIVLALCINFIGDGLRDAFDPRQQSKVSKRRAARAVAAIPSVQGVQMVEGPTSSDDPELETYDGNGLPDLPSGGPKGDQP, from the coding sequence ATGGCCACAACGCTTCCCACCGACGCCCCGCAGGACCGCGGCTCCGAGCAGTCGCTCGAGCAGAAGGCCGTCGCCGGCCTCAGCCAGGGCGCCCTGGTGCGCCGGCGCTTCTTCCGGCACGCCGGCGCCATGACGGCCCTCGTCGTCCTGGTGCTCGTGATCCTCCTGGCCTTCACCTCGGTCGGCACGGTCATCGGCGGCTCGGGCAACCTGCAGGCCTCCGCCGACGGCACCCTGCAGATCAACGGCTTCCGCATCCCCGGCTGGTGGCCGCTGGACTGGTTCACCACGTACCCGATCGTGAACGGCGGCCAGCCGACGCTGACGATCTGGCCGTTCAGCCTCGGCGAGCACCCGTTCGGGCAGGACACGCTCGGCAAGGACATCTTCGCGCAGGTCATGCGCGGCACTCAGCAGTCGCTGAGCGTCATGTTCCTGGTCGGCATCGTGTCGCTCAGCCTCGGTGTCGTCCTCGGAGCCCTGTCGGGCTTCTACCGCGGCTGGATCGACTCGCTGATCATGCGCTTCACCGACGTGATCATCATCATCCCGATCATCGTCATCGGCTCGATCTTCGGTCGCATCTTCGGCGGCAACGCGATCGTCTTCGGCATCTTCCTCGGCATCCTGAGCTGGACGGGCCTCGCTCGCCTCGTGCGCGGCGAGTTCCTCGCGCTGCGAGAGCGCGAGTTCGTCGATGCGGCGCGCGTCGCCGGCGCGAACAACCGCCGGATCATCTTCCAGCACATCCTGCCCAACGCGGTCGGCATCATCATCGTCAACACGACGCTGCTGATGAGCGCCGCGGTGCTGACCGAGGCCGCCCTGAGCTTCCTCGGCTTCGGCATCACCTACCCGGACGTCTCCCTCGGCCAGATCATCAGCACGTACCGCGAGGCGTTCCGCACGCGGCCGTGGCTGTTCTGGTGGCCGGGCTTCTTCATCATCGTCCTCGCCCTGTGCATCAACTTCATCGGCGACGGCCTGCGCGACGCGTTCGACCCGCGCCAGCAGTCGAAGGTGAGCAAGCGCAGGGCTGCCCGTGCGGTCGCCGCCATCCCGTCCGTCCAGGGCGTGCAGATGGTCGAGGGCCCGACGAGCAGCGATGACCCCGAGCTCGAGACGTACGACGGCAACGGTCTGCCCGACCTGCCCAGCGGCGGCCCGAAGGGTGATCAGCCGTGA
- the typA gene encoding translational GTPase TypA, with protein sequence MARALRPDLRNVAIVAHVDHGKTTLVDAMLRQTGSFGSHEHMEERAMDSNDLEREKGITILAKNTAITYNGIHSDVPVTINVIDTPGHADFGGEVERGLSMVDGVVLLVDASEGPLPQTRFVLRKALEAKLPVILLVNKTDRPDARIAEVEEEAHDLLLGLASDLVDDVPDLDVDALLDVPVVYASGRAGAASANRPENGELPDNDDLEPLFDAILQHVPAPAYDDEAPLQAWVTNLDSSPFLGRLALLRVFNGTLKKGQTVAWVRSDGTTSNARITELLKTRALDRYPAESAGPGDIVAIAGFEDITIGETIADPEDVRPLPAITVDDPAISMTIGTNTSPLVGKVKGHKLTARMVKDRLDRELIGNVSLKVVDIGRPDAWEVQGRGELALAILVENMRREGFELTVGKPQVVTKKVDGKTYEPFEHLTIDAPEEYLGAITQLLATRKGRMENMTNHGTGWVRMEFVVPSRGLIGFRTEFLTTTRGTGIANAISHGYEPWAGHIVTRQNGSIVADRTGVVTPFAIIALQERMSFFVQPTQEVYEGMVIGENSRADDMDVNITKEKKLTNMRSSTSDSFESMTPPRQLSLEESLEFARDDECVEVTPEIVRIRKVNLDATERARATARLKRQDANA encoded by the coding sequence ATGGCGCGCGCCCTCCGTCCGGACCTCCGCAACGTCGCGATCGTCGCGCACGTCGACCACGGCAAGACCACGCTCGTCGACGCGATGCTCCGCCAGACGGGCTCGTTCGGCTCGCACGAGCACATGGAAGAACGCGCCATGGACTCGAACGACCTCGAGCGTGAGAAGGGCATCACGATCCTCGCCAAGAACACGGCGATCACGTACAACGGCATCCACAGCGACGTGCCGGTGACGATCAACGTCATCGACACGCCCGGCCACGCCGACTTCGGCGGCGAGGTCGAGCGCGGCCTCTCGATGGTCGACGGCGTCGTGCTGCTCGTCGACGCGTCCGAGGGTCCGCTGCCGCAGACCCGCTTCGTGCTGCGCAAGGCCCTCGAGGCGAAGCTGCCCGTCATCCTCCTGGTCAACAAGACCGATCGTCCTGATGCACGCATCGCCGAGGTCGAGGAAGAGGCCCACGACCTGCTGCTCGGACTCGCATCCGACCTGGTCGACGACGTGCCCGACCTCGACGTCGACGCCCTGCTCGACGTGCCGGTCGTCTACGCGTCCGGTCGCGCAGGCGCCGCGTCGGCGAACCGTCCCGAGAACGGCGAGCTGCCCGACAACGACGACCTCGAGCCCCTGTTCGACGCGATCCTCCAGCACGTCCCGGCTCCGGCTTACGACGACGAGGCGCCGCTTCAGGCCTGGGTCACGAACCTCGACTCCAGCCCGTTCCTCGGCCGCCTCGCCCTGCTGCGCGTCTTCAACGGCACGCTCAAGAAGGGCCAGACCGTCGCCTGGGTGCGCTCGGACGGCACGACCAGCAACGCCCGCATCACGGAGCTGCTGAAGACCCGTGCGCTCGACCGCTACCCGGCCGAGTCGGCCGGCCCCGGCGACATCGTCGCGATCGCGGGCTTCGAGGACATCACCATCGGCGAGACCATCGCCGACCCCGAGGACGTGCGCCCGCTCCCGGCCATCACGGTCGACGACCCCGCCATCTCGATGACCATCGGCACCAACACCTCGCCGCTGGTCGGCAAGGTCAAGGGCCACAAGCTCACCGCTCGCATGGTGAAGGACCGCCTCGACCGCGAGCTCATCGGAAACGTCTCGCTCAAGGTGGTCGACATCGGGCGCCCCGACGCGTGGGAGGTGCAGGGCCGCGGCGAGCTGGCCCTCGCGATCCTCGTCGAGAACATGCGCCGTGAGGGCTTCGAGCTCACCGTCGGCAAGCCGCAGGTGGTCACGAAGAAGGTCGACGGCAAGACCTACGAGCCGTTCGAGCACCTGACGATCGACGCCCCCGAGGAGTACCTCGGCGCGATCACGCAGCTGCTGGCGACCCGCAAGGGCCGCATGGAGAACATGACGAACCACGGCACCGGCTGGGTGCGCATGGAGTTCGTCGTCCCCTCGCGCGGCCTGATCGGCTTCCGCACCGAGTTCCTCACCACGACCCGCGGCACCGGCATCGCCAACGCCATCTCGCACGGCTACGAGCCGTGGGCCGGCCACATCGTCACGCGTCAGAACGGCTCGATCGTCGCCGACCGCACCGGCGTCGTGACCCCGTTCGCGATCATCGCCCTGCAGGAGCGCATGTCGTTCTTCGTGCAGCCGACCCAGGAGGTCTACGAGGGCATGGTCATCGGCGAGAACTCGCGCGCCGACGACATGGACGTGAACATCACCAAGGAGAAGAAGCTCACCAACATGCGCTCTTCGACCTCGGACTCGTTCGAGTCGATGACCCCGCCTCGTCAGCTCTCGCTCGAGGAGTCGCTCGAGTTCGCGCGCGACGACGAATGCGTCGAGGTCACCCCCGAGATCGTCCGCATCCGCAAGGTGAACCTCGACGCCACCGAGCGCGCCCGCGCCACGGCCCGCCTGAAGCGCCAGGACGCCAACGCGTAA
- a CDS encoding ABC transporter permease, whose protein sequence is MLTFILRRLGATILVLLVASFIVYTLTAIGTDPLADLKASNSANRQQMIDARIEQLHLDVPPVLRYFTWLAGAAKCFVFQCDLGVAFSRSNQPVTEAVATAAGSTIQLVTASIIIAILVGLTIGILTALRQYSGFDYSVTFLTFVVYSLPIFWVAVLLKEFGAIRFNAFLNDPVITVWAVVVTGLVTGFIFAAVLGGPWKTRLITFASAAVASGGLLAFLGVTDWFSQPTVGLVGIIVTGIGAAFGVTAISTGLGNRRALYASLIVVAVWAIAWYPLQFLFLYVPTGWMLVGVAIVGVGIAIGVGILIGGDDKKQVARTAAIVSFITFLVVVVDRVLLIYPDYLNRIPQSGVIATIGSETPGLQGDMWFHMLDSFAHLILPTIALAVVSIAAYTRYARSSLLEVMNQDYVRTARAKGLTERTVIVRHAMRNALIPIATIIAFDIGALIGGAVITETIFAWKGMGALFTDGLRAGDVNLVMGFFVVTGVLAVIFNLIADLLYSALDPRIRVN, encoded by the coding sequence GTGCTGACGTTCATTCTGAGGAGACTCGGAGCCACGATCCTCGTGCTCCTCGTCGCCTCCTTCATCGTCTACACGCTCACCGCGATCGGCACCGACCCGCTCGCCGACCTCAAGGCGAGCAACTCCGCGAACCGCCAGCAGATGATCGATGCCCGCATCGAGCAGCTGCACCTGGACGTCCCGCCGGTGCTGCGCTACTTCACGTGGCTCGCCGGCGCCGCGAAGTGCTTCGTGTTCCAGTGCGATCTCGGCGTGGCCTTCAGCCGGAGCAACCAGCCCGTGACCGAGGCCGTCGCCACGGCGGCCGGCTCCACCATCCAGCTGGTCACCGCGTCGATCATCATCGCGATCCTGGTGGGTCTCACCATCGGCATCCTCACCGCGCTGCGCCAGTACAGCGGGTTCGACTACTCGGTCACCTTCCTGACCTTCGTCGTCTACTCGCTCCCCATCTTCTGGGTGGCCGTGCTCCTCAAGGAGTTCGGCGCCATCCGCTTCAATGCGTTCCTGAACGATCCCGTGATCACGGTGTGGGCGGTGGTGGTGACCGGCCTTGTGACGGGCTTCATCTTCGCGGCCGTCCTCGGCGGTCCGTGGAAGACGCGGCTCATCACGTTCGCGTCGGCCGCCGTGGCCAGCGGCGGACTGCTCGCCTTCCTCGGTGTCACCGACTGGTTCTCGCAGCCCACCGTCGGCCTCGTCGGCATCATCGTGACCGGCATCGGCGCCGCCTTCGGCGTGACCGCGATCTCGACGGGCCTCGGCAACCGTCGCGCGCTGTACGCCTCGCTCATCGTCGTGGCCGTGTGGGCCATCGCGTGGTACCCGCTGCAGTTCCTGTTCCTCTACGTCCCGACCGGCTGGATGCTGGTGGGCGTCGCGATCGTGGGCGTCGGGATCGCGATCGGGGTCGGCATCCTCATCGGCGGAGACGACAAGAAGCAGGTCGCGCGCACCGCCGCGATCGTCAGCTTCATCACGTTCCTCGTGGTCGTCGTCGACCGCGTCCTGCTGATCTACCCCGACTACCTCAACCGCATCCCGCAGTCGGGCGTGATCGCGACCATCGGCTCGGAGACGCCGGGGCTCCAGGGCGACATGTGGTTCCACATGCTCGACAGCTTCGCGCACCTCATCCTGCCGACGATCGCGCTGGCCGTCGTCTCGATCGCCGCCTACACGCGGTACGCCCGCTCGAGCCTGCTCGAGGTGATGAACCAGGACTACGTGCGCACCGCACGGGCCAAGGGTCTCACCGAGCGGACCGTCATCGTCCGGCACGCGATGCGCAACGCGCTCATCCCGATCGCGACGATCATCGCGTTCGACATCGGCGCGCTGATCGGCGGCGCGGTCATCACCGAGACGATCTTCGCCTGGAAGGGCATGGGTGCGCTGTTCACCGACGGCCTGCGTGCCGGCGACGTCAACCTCGTGATGGGCTTCTTCGTCGTCACGGGTGTGCTCGCCGTCATCTTCAACCTCATCGCGGATCTGCTGTACTCCGCACTCGACCCCCGGATCCGGGTGAACTGA
- a CDS encoding PH domain-containing protein → MPQPVTFRPRGGLILAVIAIVICALGLIGLILSEGTEGLFGWFWPIAAFAWGAWLLYINPCVTVTEGFVEIRNILRTHRVPWGDVDDVESRYALTVMTRDGRRIRAWAAPAPSARQALATRRDEVSRTPGEGDTRRPSDAEGTESGDATAIVRRHLETYRTTGGPGLPGGTTSTWNLWLVAVTVAVVAAALATLAGAAAHG, encoded by the coding sequence ATGCCTCAACCGGTCACTTTCCGTCCTCGCGGCGGTCTGATCCTCGCCGTGATCGCCATCGTCATCTGCGCGCTCGGGCTCATCGGACTCATCCTGTCCGAGGGCACCGAAGGGCTGTTCGGCTGGTTCTGGCCGATCGCCGCGTTCGCGTGGGGCGCGTGGCTGCTGTACATCAATCCGTGCGTGACCGTCACCGAGGGCTTCGTCGAGATCCGCAACATCCTCCGCACGCACCGCGTGCCGTGGGGCGACGTCGACGACGTCGAGTCGCGCTACGCGCTCACCGTCATGACGCGCGACGGCCGCCGCATCCGGGCGTGGGCCGCTCCCGCACCGAGTGCCCGCCAGGCTCTCGCGACGCGGCGTGACGAGGTCTCCCGCACGCCCGGCGAAGGCGACACGCGTCGCCCGTCGGATGCGGAGGGCACCGAGTCCGGCGACGCCACGGCGATCGTGCGCCGCCACCTGGAGACGTACCGCACCACGGGCGGACCCGGCCTGCCCGGCGGGACGACGAGCACCTGGAACCTGTGGCTGGTCGCGGTGACGGTCGCGGTGGTCGCGGCCGCTCTCGCGACCCTGGCGGGTGCCGCCGCTCACGGCTGA
- a CDS encoding AzlC family ABC transporter permease → MTHPLEIDADGEHRRAWRQALGVALATSAYGISFGALAVASGLDVWQTCVLSLVMFTGGSQFAFVGVIGAGGLAAAPAAIASASLLGVRNVAYGIRMSPVIGAGFWRRAAAAHFTIDESTAVSLAQTTSRARMVGFWVTGIGIYVGWNASTLAGALLGDVLGDPKAYGLDAAAAAAFLALLWPRLRHRQPIAVGIAAAVVATVLTPVMMPGVPVLIAALVAIVVGWFDWLGPAVPAEDNQEGLP, encoded by the coding sequence GTGACCCACCCGCTCGAGATCGACGCCGACGGGGAGCACCGACGGGCGTGGCGGCAGGCGCTCGGCGTCGCGCTGGCCACGAGCGCGTACGGCATCTCCTTCGGGGCCCTCGCGGTCGCGTCCGGACTCGACGTCTGGCAGACCTGCGTGCTCAGCCTCGTGATGTTCACCGGCGGCTCGCAGTTCGCGTTCGTCGGCGTCATCGGCGCGGGCGGCCTGGCCGCGGCTCCCGCTGCGATCGCGTCGGCCTCGCTGCTCGGCGTGCGCAACGTCGCCTACGGCATCCGCATGTCGCCGGTGATCGGCGCGGGCTTCTGGCGACGCGCCGCCGCCGCGCACTTCACGATCGACGAGTCCACGGCCGTCTCGCTCGCGCAGACCACGTCGCGGGCGCGCATGGTCGGGTTCTGGGTCACCGGGATCGGCATCTACGTGGGCTGGAACGCATCCACCCTCGCGGGTGCGCTGCTCGGCGACGTGCTGGGGGATCCGAAGGCGTACGGACTGGATGCTGCGGCCGCCGCCGCCTTCCTGGCGCTCCTCTGGCCGCGTCTGCGGCACCGGCAGCCGATCGCCGTGGGCATCGCGGCGGCGGTCGTGGCCACCGTGCTCACGCCCGTCATGATGCCGGGGGTCCCCGTGCTCATCGCGGCGCTGGTCGCCATCGTCGTCGGGTGGTTCGACTGGCTCGGCCCGGCCGTCCCCGCCGAGGACAACCAGGAGGGGCTGCCGTGA